In the genome of Phlebotomus papatasi isolate M1 chromosome 2, Ppap_2.1, whole genome shotgun sequence, one region contains:
- the LOC129801145 gene encoding facilitated trehalose transporter Tret1-like codes for MLLKIPYVTRGRYLQLLCSICMSLSTLVFGIFVSWPSQTLPKLLSKDSPLASGPITQWEASLVNSLVMGGGVAGSIVFGLLPNRCGRKWPIISAGVIMVVSWVLIATAENVNYLYVSRFFSGLAAGGIRIFISFYICEIAENRIRGALASISGISFSLGMLLGSIITDSLPLHIAPYVPLALLGVFFLLILFPDSPHCLILNDSRVVQAEEALKFFRQMTPLDEIAQEFEQIKKSRDATGNSVTFQDFCSRGVLKGIVIILFIMSLLHFNGIQTLGTYSVIVLSQAGTSLNPNSVTSLFYTVQFVSYVSTAYILDRYGRRLTMIMALITNILCGLIFALYYYILNLEISIPQGCEWILILSFYGLAASGIILINVPTIISTELIPTKLRSMTGATFVTLQWLDGFAMTEFFLPATEAFGIHSCVLAFAFWNIIELSVVYFMLPETRGKSTHEINEILNKKKNKECDSG; via the exons ATGTTGCTCAAAATCCCATACGTAACCAGGGGCAGATACCTGCAATTGTTGTGTTCAATTTGCATGAGTTTGTCGACTCTAGTGTTTGGAATATTCGTGTCTTGGCCTTCGCAGACTCTACCCAAGCTCTTGTCCAAGGACAGTCCCCTGGCCAGTGGACCCATAACACAATGGGAGGCTTCTCTTGTGAACTCTCTGGTCATGGGTGGTGGTGTAGCTGGAAGTATTGTTTTCGGACTGCTACCTAACAGATGTGGACGGAAGTGGCCGATTATTTCAGCTGGTGTAATTATGGTGGTTTCTTGGGTGTTAATTGCCACTGCCGAAAACGTCAATTACTTGTACGTCTCCAGATTTTTTAGCGGACTTGCTGCTGGTGGCATTCgtattttcatctctttctATATATGTGAAATAGCTGAGAATCG AATTCGAGGAGCTTTGGCATCAATTTCAGGAATTTCATTCTCCTTAGGTATGCTTTTAGGATCCATCATCACTGACTCATTGCCTTTGCACATTGCACCGTATGTTCCATTGGCACTCCTTGGAGTTTTCTTCCTCTTGATATTGTTTCCTGACTCACCACACTGTCTTATTCTGAATGATAGTCGAGTCGTTCAAGCGGAAGAAGCATTGAAGTTCTTCCGCCAAATGACACCATTAGATGAGATCGCACaggaatttgaacaaattaagAAATCGAGAGATGCTACTGGAAATTCCgtaacttttcaggattttt GCTCTCGAGGTGTCTTAAAAGGAATTGTGATAATCCTTTTTATAATGAGTCTGCTGCATTTCAATGGCATACAAACTCTGGGGACCTATTCTGTAATTGTGCTATCTCAGGCTGGCACATCCTTGAATCCTAATAGTGTCACTTCATTATTCTACACTGTTCAGTTCGTCAGTTATGTTTCGACAGCCTACATTTTAGATCGATATGGACGAAGGTTGACCATGATCATGGCACTTATAACTAACATCCTTTGCGGATTGATATTTGCACTGTACTACTACATACTGAATCTTGAAATATCCATTCCGCAAGGCTGTGAATGGATCTTGATACTATCTTTCTACGGTTTAGCCGCTTCTGGAATCATCCTGATCAACGTTCCCACAATTATCTCAACAGAGCTTATACCGACTAAACTTAGAAGTATGACAGGAGCCACTTTTGTAACTCTTCAGTGGTTAGATGGTTTTGCAATGACAGAATTCTTTTTGCCAGCTACAGAAGCTTTTGGCATACATAGCTGTGTTTTGGCTTTTGCCTTTTGGAACATCATTGAACTGTCTGTAGTGTATTTTATGCTACCAGAAACCAGAGGAAAATCTACTcatgaaattaatgaaatcctaaacaaaaagaaaaataaagagtgTGACAGTGGTTGA